One window of Medicago truncatula cultivar Jemalong A17 chromosome 2, MtrunA17r5.0-ANR, whole genome shotgun sequence genomic DNA carries:
- the LOC25487980 gene encoding probable WRKY transcription factor 40, which produces MDFSSSWINTSLDLNINPRTRVHQQAAPVSFKKYEVENNFFSLGMMSISSAKEESSVALVEELKRVSAENKKLTGMLTEMCENYNTLRNNLMEYMRKNPDHKEKRKSDEISSSNNLMGGGVTGNNSESSSSDEDQSCKKPRQIVETCIKAKVSRVYFKTESSDSSLIVKDGYQWRKYGQKVTRDNPSPRAYFKCSFAPSCTVKKKVQRSVDDPSVVVATYEGEHNHPHPSQTEPTNNRCRNQISPVAPSSSAPSTVTLDWTKKAPSSAPSKNMMINNPKMEVPQILVEQMATSLTKDLNFRAALAAAISGKMLHQN; this is translated from the exons ATGGATTTTTCATCATCATGGATTAACACTTCCTTGGATCTCAACATTAATCCACGCACTAGGGTTCATCAACAAGCTGCTCCTGTAAGTTTCAAGAAATATGAGGtggaaaacaattttttctcattAGGGATGATGAGTATATCTTCTGCAAAAGAAGAG TCAAGTGTTGCCTTGGTGGAGGAGCTGAAACGAGTGAGTGCAGAAAACAAGAAGTTGACAGGAATGTTGACAGAGATGTGTGAGAATTACAACACATTGAGAAACAATTTGATGGAATATATGAGAAAGAATCCTGATCATAAGGAGAAAAGAAAATCTGATGAAATAAGCAGCAGTAACAATCTAATGGGAGGAGGAGTTACTGGAAACAACTCTGAGAGCAGTTCaagtgatgaagatcaatcaTGCAAGAAACCAAGGCAAATAGTAGAAACTTGCATTAAGGCTAAAGTTTCAAGAGTTTATTTCAAGACAGAATCATCTGATTCAAGCCTT attgtGAAAGATGGATATCAGTGGAGAAAATATGGACAAAAGGTGACAAGGGATAATCCATCTCCAAGAGCATACTTCAAATGCTCATTTGCTCCAAGCTGCACAGTGAAGAAGAAAGTGCAAAGAAGTGTTGATGATCCATCAGTTGTGGTTGCAACATATGAAGGAGAGCATAACCATCCTCATCCTTCGCAAACCGAGCCAACAAACAATCGTTGTAGGAACCAAATTAGTCCAGTAGCACCTTCTTCTTCTGCACCAAGTACAGTTACACTTGATTGGACAAAGAAAGCACCTTCTTCTGCACCTTCTAAGAATATGATGATAAATAATCCCAAAATGGAAGTACCACAGATTTTGGTGGAACAGATGGCTACTTCATTGACCAAGGATCTTAACTTCAGAGCAGCACTTGCTGCTGCTATATCAGGAAAAATGTTACACCAGAATTAG
- the LOC25487982 gene encoding ACT domain-containing protein ACR11 — translation MAVAMAACSLGLHLSPDNNLFRPSEKSICSAPILKTTSMYDTSTKLSFSLHKTRLSSSAITIIPRATAVSEDGNQGVADTVPTPIVIIDQDSDPDATVVEITFGDRLGALLDTMNALKNLGLNVVKASVCLDSSGKHNKFSITKADTGRKVEDPELLEAIRLTILNNMITYHPESSAQLALGAAFGLVPPKEQLDVDIATHLTITDDGPDRSLLYVETADRPGLLVDLVKIITDINIAVESGEFDTEGLLAKAKFHVSYKGKATIKPLQQVLVNSLRYFLTRPTTEESSF, via the exons ATGGCTGTGGCTATGGCTGCTTGCAGTCTTGGACTTCACTTGAGTCCTGATAATAACTTGTTCAGACCTTCGGAAAAATCCATTTGCAGTGCCCCCATCTTGAAGACCACTTCTATGTATGATACTAGTACTAAACTATCTTTCAGTCTTCACAAAACAAG ATTATCATCTTCAGCAATAACAATCATCCCACGAGCAACAGCTGTTTCTGAG GATGGAAACCAAGGTGTGGCTGATACCGTCCCAACACCTATAGTTATAATTGATCAAGACTCTGATCCTGATGCAACTGTCGTCGAGATTACCTTTGGTGATCGCCTTGGTGCTCTTCTTGACACC ATGAATGCATTGAAAAACTTGGGACTGAATGTTGTTAAGGCAAGCGTGTGTCTGGACTCTTCTGGCAAGCACAACAAGTTTTCCATCACAAAGGC TGATACAGGTAGAAAAGTGGAAGATCCAGAGTTGTTAGAGGCAATCCGTTTGACGATTTTAAATAACATGATCACGTATCACCCG GAATCAAGCGCCCAATTAGCTCTAGGAGCGGCTTTTGGACTTGTGCCTCCAAAGGAGCAG CTTGATGTGGACATAGCGACCCACTTAACAATCACCGATGATGGCCCCGACAGAAG TTTGCTGTATGTGGAGACAGCTGATCGGCCCGGATTATTAGTTGATCTTGTAAAGATTATTACTGACATTAACATTGCTGTTGAATCCGGTGAATTTGACACTGAG GGGCTGTTAGCTAAGGCAAAGTTTCATGTCAGCTACAAGGGCAAAGCCACCATTAAGCCTCTCCAGCAG GTTCTTGTTAACAGCTTGAGATACTTCTTGACTCGTCCTACAACTGAGGAATCCAGTTTTTGA